From one Micromonospora siamensis genomic stretch:
- a CDS encoding arginine deiminase: MTHYVDSEVGRLGAVLLHRPGPELARLTPRNNDSLLFDAIPWVGRAQEEHDAFAAQLRSRGVEVLYLSTLLAETLAIPDARAELTAQVLSSPRLGDSLRRRVADHLTYLDPAALADVLTAGLAHEELRISRERPGGLVYTLMDRHDFVIDPLPNLLFTRDSSLWIGDRVGVTSLAMPARRRETTLTDAIYRHHPRFAGTDFVYHPELEHLEGGDVLLLAPGVLAVGVGERTTPAGAERLARQVFAAGLAHTVLVVPIAQERATMHLDTVCTMVDVDAVLMYPNIASTLSAYTVIAGADGEDPRVDGPAPFLRAAADAMDLDQLRVIDTGLDPVTAEREQWDDGNNTLALAPRLCVGYERNVETNAQLERAGIEVIPIAGSELGSGRGGPRCMSCPLTREPLRR, from the coding sequence GTGACCCACTACGTGGACAGCGAGGTCGGTCGGCTCGGTGCCGTCCTGCTGCACCGACCCGGCCCCGAACTCGCCCGGCTCACCCCCCGCAACAACGACTCACTGCTCTTCGACGCTATCCCATGGGTGGGACGCGCGCAGGAGGAGCACGACGCCTTCGCCGCCCAGCTGCGCTCCCGCGGGGTGGAGGTGCTCTATCTCTCCACACTGCTCGCCGAGACGCTCGCCATCCCGGACGCCCGCGCCGAACTCACCGCCCAGGTGCTCTCCTCGCCCCGGCTGGGCGACTCACTGCGTCGCCGGGTGGCCGACCACCTCACCTACCTCGATCCGGCGGCGCTGGCCGACGTGCTCACCGCCGGTCTGGCCCACGAGGAACTCCGGATCAGCCGGGAACGCCCCGGCGGCCTGGTCTACACCCTGATGGACCGGCACGACTTCGTCATCGACCCGCTGCCGAACCTGCTCTTCACGCGGGACTCGTCACTGTGGATCGGCGACCGGGTCGGGGTGACCAGCCTGGCCATGCCGGCCCGGCGTCGGGAGACCACACTCACCGACGCGATCTACCGGCACCACCCGCGCTTCGCCGGCACCGATTTCGTGTACCACCCCGAACTGGAGCACCTGGAGGGCGGCGACGTGCTGCTGCTCGCCCCGGGCGTCCTCGCCGTCGGCGTCGGCGAGCGGACCACCCCGGCGGGCGCCGAGCGGCTGGCCCGGCAGGTCTTCGCCGCGGGCCTGGCACACACCGTGCTGGTGGTGCCGATCGCCCAGGAACGGGCCACCATGCACCTGGACACGGTCTGCACCATGGTCGACGTCGACGCCGTGCTGATGTACCCGAACATCGCCAGCACGCTCTCCGCGTACACCGTGATCGCCGGCGCGGACGGCGAGGACCCGCGGGTCGACGGACCCGCGCCCTTCCTGCGCGCCGCCGCCGACGCGATGGACCTCGACCAGCTCCGGGTTATCGACACCGGGCTGGACCCGGTCACCGCCGAGCGGGAGCAGTGGGACGACGGCAACAACACCCTCGCCCTGGCCCCCCGGCTCTGCGTCGGGTACGAGCGCAACGTCGAGACCAACGCCCAGCTGGAACGGGCCGGGATCGAGGTGATCCCGATCGCCGGCTCGGAGCTGGGCTCGGGCCGGGGCGGGCCGCGCTGCATGTCCTGCCCGCTGACCCGCGAACCGCTGCGCCGCTGA
- a CDS encoding ATP-binding protein: MVVPHHGTGARLARHRLADELADLVPPPLLADLVAVLAELVGNAVRHADPLPGGVVRVAWRLRPGPTGPAVQLRVTDGGSGAGPRMRTASPDAIDGRGLHIVSGLASRWGVDRDGLGQSVWAEFDPTGTARPDLVAAG, encoded by the coding sequence GTGGTGGTGCCTCACCACGGCACCGGGGCCCGACTCGCCCGCCACCGGCTCGCCGACGAGCTGGCCGACCTCGTGCCCCCGCCCCTGCTGGCCGACCTGGTGGCAGTCCTGGCCGAGCTGGTCGGCAACGCGGTCCGGCACGCCGATCCGCTGCCCGGCGGGGTCGTCCGGGTCGCCTGGCGACTGCGCCCCGGCCCGACCGGTCCGGCCGTGCAGTTGCGCGTGACCGACGGCGGCAGCGGCGCCGGCCCCCGGATGCGAACGGCCAGCCCGGACGCGATCGACGGGCGTGGCCTGCACATCGTCTCTGGTCTGGCCAGCCGGTGGGGGGTCGACCGGGACGGGCTGGGGCAGAGCGTCTGGGCCGAGTTCGATCCGACCGGCACCGCCCGGCCGGATCTCGTCGCCGCCGGTTGA
- a CDS encoding DUF5926 family protein, giving the protein MSKRRKSQRAVEATPKREKVRDIFVPRPFEGLADEPEWIALRELVPAASAPLRLAPQLVEEYGDRPVVLATVLPMAAPAMTKEDGRVFIGLQRHQQSGDVSRDLADALISALRVEPGQPVTVPPLPGPGPRLQDVLVDGPLEITMHEGFDFWLDPGATDDPNVQASLERANAAIYPTVRLAAARAAYWCQVPEKAHVRWVLPEDEDAALDALSRLSVAGTLTLGDDTRFAGMFRAHGRLVPVWDLPEDVAAAEWEGPVAEFAKRYAEALAESEPLDAAGRRARHGLLGRQLTLR; this is encoded by the coding sequence GTGAGCAAGCGTCGAAAGAGCCAGCGCGCCGTCGAAGCCACCCCGAAGCGGGAGAAGGTCCGGGACATCTTCGTCCCCCGTCCCTTCGAGGGGCTGGCGGACGAGCCCGAATGGATCGCCCTGCGCGAGTTGGTGCCGGCCGCGTCGGCCCCGCTGCGGCTCGCCCCGCAGCTCGTCGAGGAGTACGGCGACCGGCCGGTCGTGCTGGCCACCGTGCTGCCGATGGCCGCGCCGGCCATGACCAAGGAGGATGGCCGGGTCTTCATCGGGTTGCAGCGCCACCAGCAGTCCGGCGACGTGTCCCGGGACCTGGCCGACGCGCTGATCAGCGCGCTGCGGGTCGAGCCGGGCCAGCCGGTGACCGTGCCGCCGCTGCCCGGCCCTGGCCCCCGCCTCCAGGACGTGCTGGTCGACGGCCCGCTGGAGATCACCATGCACGAGGGCTTCGACTTCTGGCTCGACCCGGGCGCCACCGACGACCCGAACGTCCAGGCGTCCCTGGAGCGGGCCAACGCGGCGATCTACCCGACGGTGCGGCTGGCGGCGGCCAGGGCCGCCTACTGGTGCCAGGTGCCGGAGAAGGCCCACGTGCGTTGGGTGCTGCCCGAGGACGAGGACGCCGCGCTGGACGCCCTGTCCCGGCTGAGCGTGGCCGGCACGCTGACCCTCGGCGACGACACCCGCTTCGCCGGGATGTTCCGGGCGCACGGGCGACTCGTCCCGGTGTGGGACCTGCCGGAGGACGTCGCCGCGGCCGAGTGGGAGGGCCCGGTGGCGGAGTTCGCCAAGCGCTACGCCGAGGCCTTGGCGGAGTCGGAGCCGCTGGACGCGGCGGGCCGCCGCGCCCGGCACGGCCTGCTCGGTCGCCAGCTCACCCTGCGCTGA